The genome window TCATCGCTGAAGCGAAAGAAGATCATCTGGATTCGTACATGGGCTTGCATTTTCCGGCGTCTGATATCCCGCGTCAGGCCCGCGAACTGTATAAAATCAACCTGGTTCGGCTGATTGCCGATACGACCAGTACGCCTTCCCGCATTCTGTCGCAACCAGACTGGCCCAACGATAAACCCCTTGATCTCACCCACTCTGTGCTTCGGGCAGTGTCGCCCATTCATATCGAGTACCTCACTAACATGAGTGTACAGGCATCCATGAGCATTTCGCTCATGTACCGGGGTGAGTTGTGGGGATTGGTCTCCTGCCACAACACCGTTCCTCGTTTTGTCGATTATCCGGCACGACAGGCCGCTAAATTCGTGAGCCAGTTGCTTTCGACGGCGCTGGAGTTCCGCAAGGATGAAGAAGACCAGAGCAGTTTGCTCCACTTCCGTCAGAATGGACAGTATTTGCATGAACAACTCCTGCTCGATGAGAATATCGTGAAGGCGCTGACGAAGCAACCGGTTTCTATTCTGGATATGACGAAGGGAACGGGAGCCGCGCTGTTGTTCAACGGCACGGTTTACCGACTTGGACAGACGCCCGACGACGACGAGATCAGGGGGCTGGCCGACTGGCTGAAGCAGAACGATATGGAGTCTATATTGCAAACAGATCAGCTTCCTAACTTGTATCCTCCCGCCGAAAAATTCCGGCATGTAGGAGCGGGGCTATTGAGTATTATCCTGTCGAAAGAGCTGAATGAATATATTTTCTGGTTCAAAGCCGAGCGCATCCAGCAGGTTACGTGGGCCGGAAATCCGGATAAGCCAATTTTGGTTGACGCCGATGGTCAGCATCGAATCAGTCCCCGAACGAGCTTTGCCGCCTGGGTGCAGAACGTTCGAAATACGTCGGAAGCGTGGGCCGAGGCTGAGGTGGCTGCCGTCGTCAAGTTGCGTGAAGACGTATTACAGGTCATTACCAAACAGGCGAATGAAGTGCGGCTGCTGAACCAGCGGCTGCAACTAGCCTACGATGAACTGGATGCTTTCAGCTACACCGTGTCGCACGATTTACGGACACCACTGTCTTCGATCCGGTGTTATTCGGAAATCCTGCTGGAAGAATACGGACAGGATCTTAACCCCGACGCCACAGCGCTCTTTCAGAAGGTCATCGATTCAACTGAACGGATGCGGGCGCTTATCCGGCATATTCTGTTCTATTCCCGAATGGGCCGCACGGAGCTGAATACGCAGTCGATCGACATGAAACAGCTGCTGGAAGGCATCCGAGAAGAGATTATGATCACCGCCAAAGATCGCTCGCTGACCATCACGATTGGCGATACCCCCCCGATTGTGGCTGATGAGACGATGGCCATTCAGCTGTTTACCAACCTGCTTAGTAATGCCGCCAAGTACACGCAGTTAGAAAAAGAGGCTATTATTCGTATAAACGGAAAACAATCTGACGGCGAAGTTATTTATTCGATAGAAGACAATGGTATTGGTTTCGATATGAATCAGGCAGGTAAAATGTTTGACTTGTTCAAGCGACTGGAAAATGCCCGGACCTTTGAAGGCTCCGGTGTCGGATTAGCCATTGTCAAACGAATTGTAATTCGGCACGGGGGTAAAATCTGGTTTCACAGCGAACTTGACCGGGGAACGTCTTTTTATGTTTCATTGCCATCAACACAGACACGCTAGGCTATGGTAGATATGATAGACGTTCTATACGTAGAAGATAATGAAAATGATGCGGATATATTCAGTCGCCTGATGCACAAAATGGGGCGGCCGGTCACGTATACAATTCTGTCGAGCGGTTCTGAAGCACTTGATTATCTGGCGGGGCAGGGAAAATACAAACAGCAACTGACTCCGCTACCGAAACTGTTGCTGCTCGACCTCAATCTGGTGGGATTGAGTGGCATTGATGTCGTGCACAAAGCTCGCCAGCACGACCGGACGCGTTATCTGCCCATTATTGCCTTTAGTACCTCCGATAGCCCGAGTGATGTTCGATCGGCTTACGAAGCCGGTATCAACGCCTATGTTGTAAAGCCTGGTACGTATCAGGATACGGGAGCCCTACTAACTCACCTGTATGACTTCTGGCTTGAACGAAATACCCGGATTTACAGCAAATGATCTCCTTACCCGAACGGCTCCGGCACGAAACCCGACCCGAACACGAGCAAACAGAAGTTCTTTTCTATACCGAGTCGCTGCAAAACGGAACGCTGACAGTTGGCAAATACAGCCATTTGCTTCGAACGCATCTGGTGTTTCATCGGGCACTGGAGTCAGCCATCGATCGTTACCCCGCATTTTTTCAGGAATACGACGCTACAAACCGGCAAAAGACGCCGTGGCTACTCGCTGATCTGGCTGCTCTGCATGTACCGGAACCTCAGGAGTCAGTCAATTTATTTGCGGACTGGTCGCCCGTTGAATTACTCGGCGCGGCCTACGTTGGCGAAGGATCGATGCTGGGCGGTACGGTTATCTGGAAAATGCTCCAGCACAATCAGGCTGTGCTGCCTTTACTGACGCATGCGCGTTTCTTCCGGGGATATGGCTCGGAAACCGGAACCCGCTGGCGAACCTTTAGCGCATTTCTGGTTCAGCGCGGAGTTGACTTTCCAGACGAGGTTGTAACATCGGCCAAGCATGCCTTTACCGCTTACCAAACTGTTTTTCAACAAACGAAAGAGTAACCGCAAATTCAGAAGTTAGTCAGGGTTGGTGTCGGCAACTGGCAGGAACACCCTGAACGTCGATCCCGCGCCGGGCTGACTTGTTACGTCAATAGCTCCACCGTGACTTTCGGCGACACGCTGGCAAATAGCCAGACCAATGCCGGTACCGCTGTACTTCGTTGGGTCGTGCAATCGCTGGAAAGGCGTAAAGATCCGATCCTTATACTTTTCGTCGAAACCGATGCCATTATCTATAATGGTAATAAGCCAAAACGGCGACTCCTGCTGGTCGTGCAGTCGAGGAGGTAGGTCGTGGGCCTGAGCTGGCTCTACCCGTATCTGTAGCATGGGCACCTGATCGGGCTTCGAGAATTTAAGTGCGTTGATGATCAGGTTCTGGAAAAGTTGGCGCAGTCGTGATGTGCTTCCCAGGACAACCGGTAAAGGGGCTACATCAATGGATGCCTTCTTCTCCGTTATGGTCATCTCCAGATCGCTGATAACATCGGTGAGCACACTGGTCAGCGAAACGGGAGAGAACGGTTCCCGCTGCGTAGTCAGCTGCGAATAGGCGAGCAAGTCCCTGATCAGCATCTGCATACGCCGGGCCGATTTCTGAATCCGGCGAACCATATCCTTCTCACCATCCGACAGATT of Spirosoma agri contains these proteins:
- a CDS encoding response regulator, whose protein sequence is MVDMIDVLYVEDNENDADIFSRLMHKMGRPVTYTILSSGSEALDYLAGQGKYKQQLTPLPKLLLLDLNLVGLSGIDVVHKARQHDRTRYLPIIAFSTSDSPSDVRSAYEAGINAYVVKPGTYQDTGALLTHLYDFWLERNTRIYSK
- a CDS encoding ATP-binding protein; amino-acid sequence: MTPSTFDLTNCEREPIHILGSIQSYGYLLAVLPDTYSIVHASDNIADLIGQSADELLGLPIDQALSNSSLSANALIEFLNVGRRSESWEGLNPQQFAVNGKSWNLIVHQHQGLIVLEWEPVGEHNIARNQQLIAQALTEVQASRTLSDLLQNTAQRVKKIIGFDRVMVYRFEPDWHGHVIAEAKEDHLDSYMGLHFPASDIPRQARELYKINLVRLIADTTSTPSRILSQPDWPNDKPLDLTHSVLRAVSPIHIEYLTNMSVQASMSISLMYRGELWGLVSCHNTVPRFVDYPARQAAKFVSQLLSTALEFRKDEEDQSSLLHFRQNGQYLHEQLLLDENIVKALTKQPVSILDMTKGTGAALLFNGTVYRLGQTPDDDEIRGLADWLKQNDMESILQTDQLPNLYPPAEKFRHVGAGLLSIILSKELNEYIFWFKAERIQQVTWAGNPDKPILVDADGQHRISPRTSFAAWVQNVRNTSEAWAEAEVAAVVKLREDVLQVITKQANEVRLLNQRLQLAYDELDAFSYTVSHDLRTPLSSIRCYSEILLEEYGQDLNPDATALFQKVIDSTERMRALIRHILFYSRMGRTELNTQSIDMKQLLEGIREEIMITAKDRSLTITIGDTPPIVADETMAIQLFTNLLSNAAKYTQLEKEAIIRINGKQSDGEVIYSIEDNGIGFDMNQAGKMFDLFKRLENARTFEGSGVGLAIVKRIVIRHGGKIWFHSELDRGTSFYVSLPSTQTR
- a CDS encoding biliverdin-producing heme oxygenase, whose amino-acid sequence is MISLPERLRHETRPEHEQTEVLFYTESLQNGTLTVGKYSHLLRTHLVFHRALESAIDRYPAFFQEYDATNRQKTPWLLADLAALHVPEPQESVNLFADWSPVELLGAAYVGEGSMLGGTVIWKMLQHNQAVLPLLTHARFFRGYGSETGTRWRTFSAFLVQRGVDFPDEVVTSAKHAFTAYQTVFQQTKE